A DNA window from Mya arenaria isolate MELC-2E11 chromosome 17, ASM2691426v1 contains the following coding sequences:
- the LOC128223269 gene encoding uncharacterized protein LOC128223269, with protein MTSLLDIMKKTGPLPQPLRVLVAAVAEPYTYAPEKQLLKLTLCDATAMCKAVVFDAKKFPKFKENSGVVLHNAVLNKDREVVVTTQTRVFVSVAPEVPADLLLSAIEVIRPTPPDIVPIDRAKRSPAKQRTSIQGQIVNDSVATTVMVNDKEVNVRTITVEDRTGKVKVSLWRNIAAEPVVLGDVVAITNIVVNTKRYNDEESLSSTQFTKIEVTDMPNTEMTATILGLDLGDVESQLLTEQDLLALDLGGVESSLVTEQDGIFTKSNEDLVIT; from the exons ATGACGTCACTACTTGACATCATGAAAAAGACTGGACCCTTGCCACAGCCACTGCGGGTGTTGGTTGCTGCTGTCGCAGAGCCATACACCTACGCCCCAGAAAAGCAACTGCTGAAACTGACACTCTGTGATGCCACTGCCATGTGTAAGGCAGTGGTATTTGATGCGAAGAAATTCCCAAAGTTCAAGGAGAATAGCGGTGTAGTCTTGCACAACGCAGTGTTGAACAAGGACAGGGAGGTTGTGGTGACGACCCAAACACGAGTTTTCGTGTCGGTGGCTCCAGAGGTGCCAGCTGATCTTCTACTGTCGGCCATAGAGGTCATCAGGCCAACCCCTCCAGATATCGTCCCCATTGATAGAGCGAAGAGGTCCCCGGCCAAGCAGAGGACATCTATTCAAGGACAGATTGTAAAT GACAGCGTTGCCACTACAGTAATGGTGAATGACAAAGAGGTGAATGTGCGGACCATTACGGTGGAGGACCGTACTGGGAAGGTGAAAGTCAGCCTGTGGCGCAACATTGCAGCAGAGCCTGTGGTGTTGGGGGATGTTGTTGCCATCACCAATATTGTTGTCAACACCAAGAGATATAACGATGAGGAATCCCTGTCGTCAACACAATTTACAAAGATAGAG GTTACTGACATGCCAAACACCGAGATGACGGCCACCATTCTAGGACTTGACCTGGGTGATGTGGAATCCCAGTTACTCACAGAACAGGACTTGCTAGCTCTTGACCTGGGTGGTGTGGAATCAAGCTTAGTCACAGAACAGGATGGAATCTTCACTAAATCGAACGAGGATCTAGTTATCACCTAG